The following coding sequences lie in one Oceaniferula marina genomic window:
- a CDS encoding 4Fe-4S dicluster domain-containing protein: MSDKPKESCSSNCACHGAPSEGLFNRRNLLKGAGATLGVAAFAKAMAPLTEWKESVSVDEFLQTHYRELSKAQLDEVIARLEQETKDQYGADVTIEDVRPQKGVKFGYALNLSVCVGCRRCAKACHEENNHDRASGNSYITVLEMSKGSMDMEHGNAHYNHPVPQPDKFYMPVQCQQCENPPCVDVCPVEATWKEEDGIVVVDYNWCIGCRYCEAACPYHARRFNWTKPEIPKEEINPKQSYLSNRIRPQGVMEKCTFCLHRTRKGQLPACLEACPTGARVFGNLLDPTSEIRTILANKRVFVLKEELGTRPNFFYFFDK; encoded by the coding sequence ATGAGCGACAAACCGAAAGAATCCTGCAGCAGTAACTGCGCGTGCCACGGAGCCCCGTCGGAAGGACTGTTTAACCGCCGCAATCTCCTCAAGGGAGCGGGCGCCACACTCGGCGTCGCAGCTTTCGCCAAGGCGATGGCTCCACTCACCGAGTGGAAAGAGAGCGTTTCCGTGGATGAGTTTCTCCAAACCCACTACCGGGAACTGAGCAAAGCTCAACTTGATGAAGTCATCGCCCGGCTCGAACAAGAAACCAAGGACCAGTATGGTGCCGACGTCACCATCGAAGACGTCCGTCCGCAAAAAGGAGTCAAATTCGGCTACGCGCTGAACCTGAGCGTCTGTGTGGGATGCCGCCGCTGCGCCAAGGCATGCCACGAGGAGAACAACCACGACCGGGCATCCGGAAACTCCTACATCACGGTGCTTGAAATGAGCAAGGGCTCGATGGACATGGAGCATGGCAACGCCCACTACAACCACCCGGTCCCCCAACCCGACAAATTTTATATGCCGGTGCAATGCCAGCAATGCGAAAACCCACCCTGTGTCGACGTTTGCCCGGTGGAAGCCACTTGGAAAGAAGAAGACGGCATTGTGGTCGTGGACTACAACTGGTGTATCGGCTGCCGTTACTGTGAGGCCGCCTGCCCCTACCACGCCCGCCGCTTCAACTGGACCAAGCCGGAAATCCCGAAAGAGGAAATCAACCCCAAGCAAAGTTACCTCAGCAACCGGATCCGACCACAAGGAGTCATGGAGAAGTGCACCTTCTGCCTGCACCGCACCCGGAAGGGTCAACTTCCAGCCTGTCTCGAAGCCTGTCCGACCGGAGCCCGGGTCTTTGGCAACCTGCTCGACCCCACCTCTGAAATCCGCACGATCCTCGCGAACAAACGGGTCTTTGTCCTCAAGGAAGAGTTAGGGACCCGACCTAACTTTTTCTACTTCTTCGACAAGTAA
- a CDS encoding molybdopterin molybdotransferase MoeA, translated as MQQLITVTEAEQIIQSHLLPISRTEAVSLTEAGGRYLKQAIRADRPLPPFDRVMMDGIAIRHSAHQLGKRHFSIAATQAAGDTPVKLTDKVTCIEVMTGGVLPEGCDCVIPVEEITVSQNEATVRVGYSPLKGQHIHRRGSDTAEGAILVETGQCLQSPELTIAASCGVTEPTVAALPNITLISTGDELVAPEQIPGPHQIRRSHATALRCSIAAEKLGHVSEQHLADDPAQLETALKAALKTSDLLVLTGGVSRGKYDFVAPVLQQLLGKPKFHGIAQRPGKPMAFWAAPHHPPVFALPGNPVSVMACAARYLFPALRQILGGSSSHVDSLPTHGTFNCPPQFTGLIPCRLLNGTLELVPPSNSGNFLSMAGTHGIAEVPGKLTRTNLENHLTRFYPWG; from the coding sequence ATGCAACAACTCATCACAGTCACTGAAGCCGAGCAGATCATCCAAAGCCACCTCCTGCCGATTTCCCGCACCGAAGCCGTTTCTCTCACCGAAGCCGGAGGCCGGTATTTAAAACAAGCCATCCGCGCCGACCGACCGCTGCCTCCATTCGACCGAGTGATGATGGACGGCATCGCCATCCGGCACAGCGCACACCAACTCGGCAAACGGCACTTTAGCATCGCGGCCACCCAGGCGGCCGGAGACACCCCCGTCAAGTTAACAGACAAGGTCACTTGCATTGAAGTCATGACCGGAGGCGTCCTCCCCGAAGGCTGCGACTGCGTCATCCCAGTCGAAGAAATCACCGTCAGCCAGAATGAAGCCACCGTTCGGGTGGGATACTCACCTCTCAAGGGACAGCACATTCACCGCCGAGGCAGCGATACAGCCGAAGGAGCCATCTTGGTGGAGACCGGCCAGTGCCTCCAGTCACCGGAGCTCACGATTGCCGCCTCCTGCGGAGTGACTGAACCCACCGTCGCCGCACTTCCAAACATCACTCTGATCAGCACCGGAGACGAACTCGTCGCACCGGAACAAATCCCCGGCCCCCATCAAATCCGACGAAGTCACGCCACAGCCCTGAGATGCAGCATCGCGGCAGAAAAACTTGGCCACGTCTCCGAGCAACACCTTGCTGACGATCCGGCACAGCTCGAAACCGCGCTGAAAGCGGCGCTGAAAACCAGTGACCTCCTCGTGCTCACTGGCGGAGTCTCCCGAGGCAAATACGATTTTGTCGCCCCTGTGTTGCAACAACTACTCGGCAAACCGAAATTCCACGGCATTGCCCAGCGTCCGGGAAAACCCATGGCCTTCTGGGCGGCTCCCCACCATCCACCGGTCTTTGCCCTACCTGGCAACCCGGTATCCGTTATGGCATGTGCCGCCCGTTACCTCTTTCCCGCGCTCCGCCAGATCCTAGGAGGTTCATCCAGCCATGTTGACTCCCTGCCTACCCATGGCACATTCAACTGCCCGCCCCAATTCACCGGACTCATCCCTTGCCGACTCCTCAATGGAACCCTCGAGCTTGTTCCCCCATCCAACTCGGGCAATTTCCTCAGCATGGCCGGAACCCATGGCATCGCCGAAGTCCCCGGTAAACTGACACGCACCAATCTCGAAAACCATCTCACCCGCTTCTACCCTTGGGGGTAG
- the dsrP gene encoding sulfate reduction electron transfer complex DsrMKJOP subunit DsrP, with product MNAEATTEKPVLAEDTPHSAEFHITSYPKFLRLALRLCTQGSWTFYAWMIFLTCVALVGANAWAVQVRDGMIHTAMTDHVSWGLYIANFTFLVGLAAGGVMMVIPAYVYKDKDMHDTVIIGELLAIASIIMCILFVVVDLGRPERAWHMIPLIGKFNFPISMLTWDVIVLNGYLLLNLHICGYMLYKRFLGEKPNPKWYVPFVFISIAWAISIHTVTAFLYCGLGGRPFWNTALLAPRFLTTAFCAGPAFIICVLQLIRKLPSVSKLPNTGVAEGSIRTLAAIMRVTILINLVMLISELFTEFYTGGSHSTAARYMYFGHHGMNALQPWVWTSLVCVVVAAILLLRPQIHKHMTTLTIACVLVFVGIWIEKGMGLIIPGFIPSALHEWVEYVPSAIEWKVSAGIWAGGLMIYTLLLKIAIPIFTGQTGAVSGKQK from the coding sequence ATGAACGCCGAAGCCACCACCGAAAAGCCAGTGCTTGCGGAAGACACTCCGCACAGTGCGGAATTCCACATCACCAGCTACCCTAAATTTCTCCGCCTCGCGCTCAGGCTCTGCACGCAAGGGTCATGGACGTTTTATGCATGGATGATTTTTCTCACCTGCGTCGCCTTGGTGGGAGCCAACGCCTGGGCAGTCCAAGTGCGTGACGGCATGATCCACACTGCGATGACGGACCACGTTTCCTGGGGTCTCTATATTGCCAACTTCACCTTTCTCGTCGGTCTTGCTGCAGGGGGCGTGATGATGGTCATTCCAGCCTATGTCTACAAAGACAAGGACATGCACGACACCGTCATCATTGGTGAACTCCTCGCCATTGCATCGATCATTATGTGCATCCTCTTTGTTGTTGTCGACCTCGGACGCCCCGAGCGCGCATGGCACATGATCCCGCTCATCGGAAAATTCAATTTTCCGATTTCGATGCTGACTTGGGATGTGATCGTACTGAACGGCTACCTTCTTCTCAACCTGCACATCTGTGGCTACATGCTCTACAAGCGTTTCCTCGGAGAAAAGCCCAACCCCAAATGGTATGTGCCTTTTGTCTTCATCAGTATCGCCTGGGCCATCTCCATTCACACGGTCACCGCGTTTCTATACTGCGGTCTGGGCGGACGCCCCTTCTGGAACACCGCCTTACTCGCCCCCCGCTTCCTAACCACTGCATTCTGTGCAGGGCCTGCCTTTATCATCTGTGTGCTCCAATTGATTCGTAAACTTCCCAGCGTCAGCAAACTCCCCAACACCGGAGTCGCGGAAGGCTCGATCCGAACACTGGCCGCCATCATGCGAGTCACCATCCTGATCAACCTCGTGATGCTCATTTCCGAACTCTTCACCGAGTTCTACACCGGAGGAAGCCATTCCACCGCCGCAAGGTACATGTATTTTGGTCACCACGGAATGAACGCCCTGCAACCATGGGTCTGGACCTCCCTTGTCTGCGTCGTGGTCGCAGCCATCCTCCTGCTGCGCCCCCAAATCCACAAACACATGACCACCTTGACCATCGCCTGTGTGCTCGTCTTTGTCGGGATCTGGATCGAAAAAGGCATGGGTCTGATCATCCCCGGCTTCATTCCATCCGCCCTGCACGAGTGGGTGGAATACGTTCCGAGCGCCATCGAATGGAAAGTATCAGCCGGCATCTGGGCCGGAGGTTTGATGATCTATACGCTTTTACTCAAGATCGCCATTCCTATCTTCACCGGACAAACAGGAGCAGTCAGCGGAAAACAAAAGTAG
- a CDS encoding molybdopterin-dependent oxidoreductase, with product MNTMERRDFLKMAAMTAATAAAQARAGVERTARYTDNHGLTWDKAPCRFCGTGCHVKVGVRSGRVMAIAGAEDADVNKGLLCVKGYHVGGILYGKDRLTEPMLRKNGKLEPIEWEEAIEIIAKRIYDKPKEFAFYGSGQWTIPEGYAAQKFTKGGLSNNHIDPNARLCMASAVTGFISTYGVDEPAGSYDDLDKADVVILWGNNPAEMHPVLFSRIVDRRALGEKVTLIDIGTRRTRSTEFADHYLNFRPQTDLAIANCIANYLLENDKYDKDFVSKHCNFRIDKDDETRDLFGKASTLEEYKEKMSTYTLEYTSQLSGVPMEQLKILCETFANPELKITSLWCMGVNQHYRGTAMNRLLHGIHLLSGHFGKPGDAPTSLTGQPSACGTAREVGTLAHALPGGRLVAKPEHRAACEKVWNMPEGRINPKPGYHTVKMFEKFCTPTAEGGDVSTLFVQVTNPGQSLPNLYKLFEAKKNLEDKFLIVSEVYPTASTEIADLVLPASLWVEKNGIYGNSERRTQQWFKQVEPPGEARDDCWMTIAIARKLYDMGFPGMKDKDGQFIFTFKDEDGEEVPVWDFESYYDINVDKALYEEYRPLTHAKQKNVAPYDILVNAHGLRWPVVETKDGNWRETRFRFSEFDDPFVKKGTGIQFYNSTTKDDKAQIWFCPYEPAPEEPDSEYPFWLSTGRVLEHWHTGSMTMRVKQLKNAMPKAYVELNPEDAAEKGITNGDLVKLTTKRGEMVMPAWINGRGRPPRGAVFVPFFDEKQLINRLTLDATCPVSKEPDYKKCAVKVEKYNPKEKKELP from the coding sequence ATGAATACGATGGAACGACGTGATTTTTTAAAGATGGCAGCCATGACGGCTGCGACCGCGGCTGCCCAAGCCCGTGCGGGAGTGGAGCGCACGGCTCGCTATACAGACAACCATGGCTTGACCTGGGACAAGGCTCCTTGTCGGTTCTGTGGAACCGGGTGTCACGTGAAGGTTGGAGTGAGAAGTGGCCGGGTGATGGCGATTGCCGGGGCTGAGGATGCTGACGTCAACAAGGGCTTGCTTTGTGTTAAAGGCTACCATGTGGGTGGAATTTTATATGGAAAGGATCGTTTGACTGAGCCGATGCTGCGAAAAAATGGCAAGCTGGAGCCGATCGAATGGGAAGAAGCCATTGAGATCATTGCCAAGCGCATTTATGACAAGCCGAAGGAGTTTGCCTTCTATGGCTCCGGTCAGTGGACGATCCCAGAAGGTTACGCCGCTCAGAAGTTTACCAAGGGGGGGCTATCCAATAACCACATTGACCCCAATGCCCGTCTCTGTATGGCGTCGGCGGTGACCGGTTTTATTTCCACTTATGGTGTGGATGAGCCAGCGGGTTCATATGACGACTTGGACAAGGCGGATGTGGTGATCCTCTGGGGGAACAACCCGGCTGAGATGCACCCGGTTCTGTTCTCCCGGATTGTGGATCGTCGGGCACTGGGCGAGAAGGTGACGTTGATTGACATTGGGACGCGGCGGACGCGTTCGACGGAATTTGCAGACCACTATTTAAATTTCCGGCCGCAGACGGATTTGGCGATTGCCAACTGTATTGCGAACTATTTGTTGGAGAATGACAAATACGACAAGGACTTTGTCAGCAAGCACTGTAATTTCCGGATCGATAAGGATGACGAAACCCGTGATCTTTTTGGTAAGGCCAGCACCCTTGAGGAATACAAGGAGAAGATGTCAACCTACACGCTGGAATACACCAGCCAGTTGTCGGGTGTTCCGATGGAGCAATTGAAGATTTTGTGTGAAACCTTCGCCAACCCCGAGCTGAAGATTACCTCGCTCTGGTGTATGGGGGTGAACCAGCACTATCGCGGAACGGCAATGAACCGCTTGTTGCATGGTATTCATTTGTTGTCCGGCCACTTTGGCAAGCCAGGGGATGCACCGACCAGTCTGACTGGCCAACCGTCTGCCTGTGGCACTGCGAGGGAGGTGGGGACCTTGGCGCATGCCTTGCCTGGTGGGCGTCTGGTGGCCAAGCCTGAGCACCGGGCCGCCTGTGAGAAGGTTTGGAATATGCCCGAAGGTCGGATCAATCCGAAGCCGGGGTATCACACAGTTAAAATGTTTGAGAAATTCTGCACACCCACGGCCGAGGGTGGCGATGTTTCCACCTTGTTTGTGCAAGTCACAAACCCGGGGCAGAGTTTGCCTAACCTTTATAAATTGTTCGAAGCCAAGAAGAACTTGGAGGACAAGTTTCTCATTGTGTCCGAGGTCTATCCGACGGCGAGCACCGAGATTGCGGATCTGGTTTTGCCGGCATCGCTTTGGGTTGAAAAAAATGGAATTTACGGCAACTCGGAGCGACGGACCCAGCAGTGGTTCAAGCAGGTCGAACCGCCGGGAGAGGCCAGGGATGATTGCTGGATGACGATTGCGATTGCCCGGAAACTTTACGACATGGGCTTCCCTGGGATGAAGGATAAGGACGGTCAGTTCATCTTCACCTTCAAGGATGAGGATGGCGAGGAGGTTCCGGTCTGGGATTTCGAAAGTTATTACGACATCAATGTCGATAAGGCATTGTATGAGGAATACCGGCCGCTGACTCATGCCAAACAGAAAAATGTGGCCCCCTATGATATTCTGGTGAATGCCCACGGTCTGCGTTGGCCGGTGGTAGAGACCAAAGATGGGAACTGGCGTGAGACACGCTTCCGTTTTTCTGAGTTTGATGATCCGTTTGTTAAAAAAGGAACTGGGATTCAATTTTACAATTCCACGACCAAGGATGACAAGGCTCAGATTTGGTTCTGCCCTTATGAGCCGGCACCGGAGGAGCCGGATTCTGAATATCCATTCTGGCTCAGCACGGGCCGGGTGCTGGAGCACTGGCATACCGGGTCGATGACGATGCGGGTGAAGCAGTTGAAAAATGCAATGCCCAAGGCCTACGTCGAACTGAACCCGGAGGATGCCGCGGAAAAAGGGATTACCAATGGAGATCTCGTGAAGCTAACAACGAAACGAGGCGAAATGGTGATGCCTGCCTGGATCAATGGCCGGGGTCGCCCCCCAAGAGGAGCTGTGTTTGTTCCCTTTTTCGATGAAAAGCAATTGATCAACCGTCTGACCTTGGATGCCACCTGTCCGGTATCGAAAGAACCCGACTATAAAAAGTGCGCGGTGAAGGTCGAGAAGTATAACCCGAAGGAGAAAAAGGAGTTGCCTTAA
- the moaC gene encoding cyclic pyranopterin monophosphate synthase MoaC — protein MSLTHVNENNQPGMVDVSRKERTRRVATAQSLIEVGPDVMALLADGDIQSKKGPVFHTAIIAGTMAAKKTSELIPFCHPIPLEDCTIVITPEANNIISITCTCITTSRTGIEMEALAGASGAALTLYDMCKAVCKSMRILETKLLKKTGGKSDYSAT, from the coding sequence ATGTCTCTTACTCACGTTAACGAAAATAACCAGCCGGGAATGGTCGATGTCTCCCGTAAAGAACGCACCCGCCGCGTAGCGACGGCCCAGAGCCTGATCGAGGTTGGCCCCGATGTCATGGCCCTGCTGGCCGACGGCGACATTCAAAGCAAAAAAGGCCCGGTCTTTCACACCGCCATCATTGCGGGCACCATGGCGGCAAAAAAAACCTCCGAACTCATTCCCTTCTGCCACCCTATTCCGCTCGAAGACTGCACAATCGTCATCACTCCTGAGGCAAACAACATCATCTCCATCACCTGCACCTGCATCACAACCTCGCGCACCGGTATTGAGATGGAAGCTCTCGCAGGAGCATCCGGAGCAGCCCTCACCCTCTACGACATGTGCAAAGCGGTCTGCAAATCCATGCGCATCCTTGAAACCAAGCTGCTCAAAAAAACCGGTGGCAAGTCCGACTACTCAGCCACTTAA
- a CDS encoding nitrate reductase cytochrome c-type subunit yields MESKDIESYFASHRSVLAVVLIIVGIASVSGFFMGMRQSTNDDQWRSPWLDAEEASLEEQEVFPVAPSYADIPTAEWKANKDWRNALADLPRQPMQLVEQKPLEIEERRDVLSDRSSRRAYDGAPPMIPHAINYQDVNSCTVCHDQDANILIAGRRSPAMSHQFMANCTQCHAPMEGLAMLQHSGTVGLVVDNQFIGASHSGAGSRAFPGAPPTVPHRIAMRQNCMSCHGPGMPDAITVSHPMRMNCLQCHAQDASYDNREMIAEPLAPWEKK; encoded by the coding sequence ATGGAATCAAAGGATATAGAAAGTTACTTTGCCTCACACCGGAGTGTGCTGGCGGTGGTGCTGATCATTGTTGGGATCGCTTCGGTTTCCGGCTTTTTTATGGGAATGCGTCAGAGTACCAACGATGATCAATGGAGGTCACCTTGGTTGGATGCGGAAGAGGCGTCCTTGGAAGAGCAGGAGGTGTTTCCTGTGGCTCCGAGTTATGCTGATATTCCCACGGCCGAATGGAAGGCAAACAAAGACTGGCGTAATGCCCTCGCTGATTTGCCCCGGCAACCGATGCAATTGGTTGAACAAAAACCATTGGAAATTGAAGAACGCAGGGATGTTCTCAGCGACCGCTCGTCACGCAGGGCCTATGACGGAGCTCCGCCGATGATTCCTCATGCGATCAATTACCAGGATGTAAATTCCTGCACTGTTTGTCACGATCAGGATGCCAATATCCTGATTGCAGGCCGCCGGTCGCCGGCGATGAGCCACCAGTTTATGGCGAACTGCACCCAGTGCCATGCTCCGATGGAGGGCTTGGCAATGCTGCAGCACTCAGGTACGGTCGGGCTGGTGGTCGATAACCAGTTTATTGGTGCCAGCCACTCGGGGGCCGGGAGTCGTGCATTCCCCGGAGCTCCACCGACGGTTCCTCACCGGATTGCGATGCGGCAGAATTGTATGTCATGTCATGGCCCCGGAATGCCGGATGCCATCACGGTGTCTCACCCGATGCGGATGAACTGCTTGCAGTGCCACGCCCAGGATGCGAGTTATGACAACCGGGAGATGATTGCCGAGCCTCTGGCTCCTTGGGAGAAAAAGTAG
- a CDS encoding plasmid pRiA4b ORF-3 family protein: protein MASYTIKVFLYEVEPEIWRRFTIPAEASFAELHRVIQKAMGWNDEQSHQFRHGKGRHLGNVIADTKEQVAPGDDFKDEKDVRICDVVGRRRLPLRMMYRYDFYDDWTHELVIEQKGEEEDAPKLLGGERACPPEDCGGAFGYRECVAGFDEWMDDDYDPEAFDPDAVELK from the coding sequence ATGGCATCTTACACAATCAAGGTATTCCTGTATGAGGTTGAGCCCGAGATCTGGCGTCGTTTCACGATACCTGCCGAGGCGAGCTTTGCGGAGTTGCACCGGGTCATTCAGAAAGCCATGGGATGGAATGATGAGCAATCGCATCAGTTTCGTCATGGCAAGGGCAGGCACTTGGGAAATGTGATTGCCGACACCAAGGAGCAGGTGGCGCCAGGGGATGACTTTAAGGATGAAAAGGACGTGAGGATCTGTGATGTGGTTGGGCGTCGTCGCTTGCCATTACGGATGATGTATCGCTATGATTTTTACGATGATTGGACTCATGAGCTGGTGATTGAACAGAAGGGTGAGGAAGAAGATGCGCCCAAGCTTCTCGGAGGTGAGCGTGCCTGTCCGCCGGAAGATTGTGGTGGAGCCTTCGGTTATCGTGAGTGCGTAGCTGGTTTTGACGAGTGGATGGATGACGATTACGACCCGGAGGCCTTTGATCCGGATGCGGTGGAGTTAAAATGA
- a CDS encoding NTP transferase domain-containing protein → MNGLLLVGGKSSRMGTDKSTLVFRDGLSQKERGLKLLASVCDKVFTSVRDDQETEASTIVDAFGPIGPLGAIASAQQSAPNTPWLVLACDLPMLETSHLQALVDAHQENKDATYFLSATDDLPEPLCAIWGPTSAEAVSDAVRTGKRCPRSVLKQLTATAVPSPGLWILANTNTEADAREIRTRLQQTNIVKHITVSYFAQLRELTGTSSETIKTESETPAGLFEELRAQYKIPLKRKGMMVAVNGDFSDWNHTLSEGEEIVFIPPVAGG, encoded by the coding sequence ATGAACGGTCTCCTTTTAGTCGGTGGCAAATCCTCCCGGATGGGCACGGATAAATCCACACTCGTTTTCCGTGATGGCCTCAGCCAAAAAGAACGAGGACTCAAACTATTAGCATCCGTATGCGACAAGGTGTTTACCTCCGTCCGCGACGACCAGGAAACGGAAGCCAGCACCATCGTCGATGCCTTCGGTCCCATCGGCCCACTTGGAGCCATCGCCTCGGCCCAACAATCTGCCCCCAACACCCCCTGGCTGGTGCTCGCATGCGACCTCCCCATGCTCGAAACATCCCACCTCCAAGCGTTGGTCGACGCCCATCAGGAAAACAAAGATGCTACCTACTTCCTTAGTGCCACAGATGACCTGCCGGAACCGCTCTGCGCCATCTGGGGTCCAACTTCAGCCGAAGCAGTCAGCGATGCTGTGCGGACAGGTAAGCGCTGCCCCCGCTCAGTGCTTAAACAACTCACAGCCACCGCCGTCCCTTCCCCGGGCCTCTGGATTCTAGCCAATACCAATACCGAAGCCGACGCCCGGGAAATCCGGACCCGACTCCAACAAACCAACATCGTGAAACACATCACCGTCAGTTACTTTGCCCAACTCCGTGAGCTCACCGGAACAAGCAGTGAAACCATCAAAACCGAGTCGGAAACCCCGGCTGGACTCTTTGAAGAACTACGGGCCCAATACAAAATCCCCCTCAAACGCAAAGGTATGATGGTCGCCGTCAATGGCGATTTTTCCGACTGGAACCACACCCTCAGCGAGGGTGAAGAAATCGTGTTCATCCCCCCCGTAGCCGGAGGGTAA
- a CDS encoding ArsR/SmtB family transcription factor, with product MAFAKTEQFDPEIIEMATFASALSHPARITLLKYLLDHPDCRCSELVDTLPLSQPSCSRHLAELRKAGLVEGSQMGNEVRYHLKSERIKRFCDAFHCTLNP from the coding sequence ATGGCTTTCGCAAAAACCGAACAATTTGATCCTGAGATCATCGAGATGGCGACCTTTGCCAGTGCATTATCCCACCCGGCCCGGATTACCTTGTTGAAATACTTACTGGATCACCCGGACTGTCGGTGCTCCGAGCTCGTCGATACGCTTCCGCTTTCCCAGCCCTCTTGTTCCCGCCATCTTGCTGAGCTACGCAAAGCGGGCCTCGTGGAAGGCAGCCAGATGGGAAATGAAGTGCGCTACCACCTGAAGAGTGAACGGATCAAACGTTTTTGTGACGCATTCCATTGCACCCTGAACCCTTAG
- a CDS encoding MmcQ/YjbR family DNA-binding protein, whose protein sequence is MDLPELIDHCLALKGVEETTPFGPDVLVYKVMGKMFALTSPDGFPSRVNLKCDPERAVELRDEYASILPGYHMNKRHWNTVVLDGGVPDPLMRELIEHSYQLVVKGLTKKRRDELEEL, encoded by the coding sequence ATGGATTTGCCGGAATTAATTGACCACTGCTTAGCGTTGAAAGGAGTCGAGGAAACGACACCTTTTGGCCCTGATGTTTTGGTCTACAAGGTGATGGGGAAAATGTTTGCCCTGACTTCTCCGGATGGGTTTCCCTCACGGGTCAATTTAAAATGTGATCCGGAGCGGGCAGTGGAGTTGCGGGATGAATACGCATCGATCCTCCCCGGCTACCACATGAACAAACGGCATTGGAATACCGTTGTATTGGATGGAGGCGTGCCCGACCCTTTGATGCGGGAGCTGATTGAGCATTCGTATCAGCTGGTGGTGAAGGGCCTGACTAAAAAACGACGTGATGAGCTGGAAGAGCTGTAG
- a CDS encoding molybdenum cofactor biosynthesis protein MoaE, with the protein MFKLTDKAIVPHELVDAVRRPDAGGLATFEGWVRDHHQGREVRSLEYESFPELAEKEGNRILQDILAEHDILEAQCIHRTGHLAIGDIAIAIAVSSAHRDAAFDACRAIIDSIKSTVPIWKKEHYTDGSSVWVKCHSCAEHQHH; encoded by the coding sequence ATGTTCAAATTAACCGATAAAGCAATCGTTCCTCACGAGCTCGTGGATGCTGTCCGCCGACCAGATGCCGGTGGGCTCGCCACCTTTGAAGGCTGGGTCCGCGACCACCACCAGGGCCGTGAGGTTCGTTCACTTGAATACGAATCCTTCCCCGAACTCGCCGAAAAAGAAGGCAATCGCATTCTCCAAGACATTCTCGCAGAGCATGACATCCTCGAGGCTCAATGCATTCACCGGACTGGCCACCTCGCCATCGGTGACATCGCCATCGCCATCGCCGTCAGCTCCGCCCACCGTGATGCAGCCTTCGACGCCTGCCGTGCCATCATCGACTCGATTAAATCCACCGTCCCCATCTGGAAAAAAGAACACTACACCGACGGCAGCTCGGTCTGGGTCAAATGCCACTCCTGCGCCGAACACCAGCATCACTAA